Within Thermodesulfobacteriota bacterium, the genomic segment ATCTCCTGGAATCCGCCCTGGGGTACGCGGCCCGGGGCTGGCCCGTGTTCCCGTGCCGCCCGGGGGGAAAGGTCCCGGCGACCTCCGACGGCTTCAAGAGCGCCACGACCGACGCCGCGACCATCCGCGCGTGGTGGGGAGCCGAGCCCGACGCGAACATCGGCCTCTGGACCGGGGGCGCGGGGCTCCTAGTGGTGGACCTC encodes:
- a CDS encoding bifunctional DNA primase/polymerase, coding for MGPRDLLESALGYAARGWPVFPCRPGGKVPATSDGFKSATTDAATIRAWWGAEPDANIGLWTGGAGLLVVDLDRPKRDGDPDGVATMGALVKEHGPLPMTPRAFTPSGGMHLC